From the Quercus lobata isolate SW786 chromosome 6, ValleyOak3.0 Primary Assembly, whole genome shotgun sequence genome, one window contains:
- the LOC115950900 gene encoding uncharacterized protein LOC115950900 has translation MEPSLIEAGARLFVTSFLGRFISAGCLILLEEGGTTLTFEGDKRKCPLKIVLKVNNPQFYWKVMTNADLGLADAYIDGDISFNDNNEGLLNLFLILIASRDSNSSISKLNKRRGWWTPLIFTATLGSLTRFFRHFLRHNSLTQAGRNISRHYELSNELFALFLDETMTYSTGLFKKEDEDLKVAQLRKISSLIEKARIDEKHEVLEIGSGWGSFAIEVVNQTGCKYTGITLSKEQLKLAEKKVKDAGLQDRIKFLLCDYRQLPDTYKYDRIISCEMIEHVGHEYMDEFFGCCESLLAEDGLFVLQFSSMPDERYNEHMRSSDFIKEYIFPGACIPSLSRVISAMANASRLSVEHVENIGIHYYQTLGYWRRNFMKNQSKILALGFDEKFIRTWEYYFDYCAAGFKSRTLGVYQVVFSRPGNVAVLNNPYQSLHQDLDSVPEGDINSSY, from the exons ATGGAACCATCTCTCATAGAAGCAGGGGCGCGCCTTTTTGTCACTAGCTTCCTTGGACGTTTTATCTCTGCTGGATGTTTAAT TTTATTGGAGGAAGGGGGTACAACATTGACCTTTGAAGGAGACAAGAGAAAGTGTCCTCTGAAAATAGTTCTTAAAGTTAATAATCCGCAGTTTTATTGGAAG GTTATGACAAATGCTGATTTAGGCCTTGCAGATGCATATATTGATGGGGATATTTCTTTCAACGATAACAATGAAGGTCTTCTAAACCTTTTTCTG ATTCTTATTGCCAGCAGAGATTCAAATTCCTCTATCTCGAAATTGAATAAGAGAAG GGGCTGGTGGACACCGTTGATATTCACAGCTACTCTAGGATCTTTAACGCGCTTTTTCAGGCATTTTTTAAGGCATAATAGTCTCACACAAGCTGGCAGGAACATCTCTCGTCATTATGAGCTG aGTAATGAACTTTTTGCCCTGTTCTTGGACGAAACAATGACATACTCTACCGGCTTATTTAAG AAGGAAGATGAGGACTTGAAGGTTGCGCAGCTAAGAAAAATATCTTCTTTGATTGAAAAG GCAAGAATTGATGAGAAGCATGAAGTTCTTGAAATTGGGAGTGGCTGGGGAAGCTTTGCTATTGAAGTTGTCAATCAAACTGGATGCAAATATACTGGCATCACTTTGTCTAAAGAGCAACTGAAACTTGcggaaaagaaagtgaaagatgCTGGCCTTCAG GACCGCATTAAGTTTCTTCTTTGTGATTACCGCCAATTGCCCGATACCTACAAATATGACAGAATTATATCTTG TGAGATGATAGAACATGTTGGCCATGAATATATGGATGAGTTTTTTGGTTGCTGTGAATCATTATTAGCAGAAGACGGGCTTTTTGTTCTACAG TTCTCATCAATGCCAGATGAACGTTACAACGAGCACATGCGAAGTTCGGATTTTATAAAGGAATATATATTTCCCGGTGCATGCATACCTTCATTAAGCAGGGTAATATCAGCCATGGCTAATGCATCCAGACTCAg CGTGGAGCACGTGGAGAATATAGGGATTCATTACTACCAAACACTTGGATATTGGAGaagaaattttatgaaaaaccagag CAAAATTCTTGCTCTCGGATTTGATGAAAAGTTCATACGAACATGGGAATATTACTTTGATTATTGTGCAGCTGGTTTTAAGTCACGTACACTTGGAGTTTATCAG GTTGTATTCTCACGTCCTGGCAACGTTGCTGTACTCAACAATCCATATCAAAGTCTTCATCAGGATCTTGATTCTGTTCCCGAAGGAGACATCAATTCTTCATATTAA